A region of the Oncorhynchus gorbuscha isolate QuinsamMale2020 ecotype Even-year linkage group LG02, OgorEven_v1.0, whole genome shotgun sequence genome:
ATAGTTAAGACCCAAGGGCCTGTAAATGCCCATGTCAATGAAGCAAATACATCCCATTGTCAATAAAGCCCACaatttagcctggtcccagatctgtttgggtTTTCTTGCCAACTTCTATGGTCATCCTATGGTCACAACCATAAGAGTTGACAAGGCAGCCCAAACGATTTGGAACCAGGCTACCCACAGCCATGTTTTAAGATGCACATCATTTTGAGGTGACTTCACAGTGCTAAGGTGTCTTTTATTAGCCTTCTCATGGTGGTGCTCACTGAGGTGCCCAGCGTATCAGTGATCTGAAAAGTGATTTTGTACAGGTAAGGCTGGACATCTTTGAGGCTGGTGTCGAACACATTGTCCACTTCCGACTGGGTGGGCATCTTGGGTAGGTACTCGTGCCGGTTGATCACCTCCACGATGTTGATCACCTTCTCACCCAGCTTCTCACCCACTTTCTCCCGGCAGATCTGTCTCTCCTGCTCGTTGGCCAGGTTGACGACATTGACCTTGATGCTCCAGACCTCCCAGGGAATAGACTCATCAGAGAAAGGCCAGCGGGACTTTTTTTTCTGGTAGAACTCCAGTGAGATTTGTCCCATTCCATCCGTCCCATTGCCCATGGCATCCTGTAAAGCACAATATAGATTCCAGAGGTCAATGGAAACCAATAAATTACAAGTATAGTTATACATAACTCATAATATCTAGCTATACGTTTTAGTGGATAATATCTATACATTTCAACAAACAATCCGTCATCATATAGGCCTACCTTGAATTCTCCTACTGCTTTCCTGATGGCCCTATCAAGCTCATCGGAAGAAACACGAACAAAACTGAAATCAATAAAGTCGCAGTCAATGTCCT
Encoded here:
- the LOC124010468 gene encoding autophagy-related protein 101-like encodes the protein MNCRSEALEVSVEGRQVDEAMLALLHTILLHRSTGKFHYKKEGTYSIGTVGTQDIDCDFIDFSFVRVSSDELDRAIRKAVGEFKDAMGNGTDGMGQISLEFYQKKKSRWPFSDESIPWEVWSIKVNVVNLANEQERQICREKVGEKLGEKVINIVEVINRHEYLPKMPTQSEVDNVFDTSLKDVQPYLYKITFQITDTLGTSVSTTMRRLIKDTLAL